The following are from one region of the Arachis duranensis cultivar V14167 chromosome 10, aradu.V14167.gnm2.J7QH, whole genome shotgun sequence genome:
- the LOC127742884 gene encoding uncharacterized protein LOC127742884, whose amino-acid sequence MISKYCYEALDKCLRDILRCSDSYNAHLPFGGKVVVLGGDFRQILPVISRGSRQDIIQSYINSSYLWHNCKVLKLTKNMRLSLGENNNIQELRNFAEWLLKISDGLTGDTTDGESIIHIPSDILIKNSETALDDLIDFVYPNMLFNLSVENYFKDRAILAPTLDCVTDVNNKMTAGLPGQERVYLSSDSVCAEERNMEFELDAFSPEILNGINCSSLPPHKLVLKVGAAVMLLRNIDQTNGLCNGTRMQVRRMENLCDRMQNFNW is encoded by the coding sequence ATGATAAGTAAGTATTGTTATGAAGCTTTAGACAAATGCCTCAGAGACATCTTAAGGTGCTCAGATTCGTATAATGCTCATTTGCCATTTGGAGGTAAAGTTGTTGTTCTCGGAGgagattttagacaaatttTACCTGTGATTTCCAGAGGATCAAGGCAAGATATAATTCAGTCTTATATTAATTCTTCATATTTGTGGCATAACTGTAAGGTTTTGAAGCTTACAAAAAACATGAGATTGTCACTAggtgaaaacaacaacatacaAGAACTCAGAAATTTTGCagaatggctactcaaaattaGTGATGGTTTGACTGGTGATACAACAGATGGTGAATCGATCATTCATATACCATCTGACATTTTGATTAAGAACTCTGAGACAGCTTTGGATGACCTCATTGATTTCGTGTATCCAAATATGTTATTCAATTTATCCGTTGAAAATTATTTCAAGGATAGAGCAATTCTTGCACCAACTTTGGATTGTGTCACTGATGTCAACAACAAGATGACTGCAGGGTTACCTGGACAAGAAAGAGTCTACTTAAGTTCAGACTCTGTATGTGCTGAAGAGAGAAATATGGAATTTGAGTTAGATGCTTTCTCGCCGGAGATTCTAAATGGAATAAATTGTTCAAGTCTACCACCACACAAGTTGGTTCTGAAGGTTGGCGCTGCTGTTATGTTGCTGCGGAATATAGACCAAACTAATGGTTTGTGCAATGGAACGAGGATGCAAGTTAGAAGAATGGAAAATTTATGTGATAGAATGCAAAACTTTAATTGGTAA